In the Nicotiana tabacum cultivar K326 chromosome 16, ASM71507v2, whole genome shotgun sequence genome, one interval contains:
- the LOC107791182 gene encoding uncharacterized protein LOC107791182 has product MKSKGSHSQNRIMRIIALPWKALIKARDCYVGSMNNYAVVNPRSLPKSYSVTSSRSNDSEDFRDLVRAASARSMGENFELNLLIQQQIRQQLQQQMPSRKVPRSVSVGMGRIDEDKPYVLGDQEDVNMMLVKNDLKFPRSRSHAVSKTKNVHVF; this is encoded by the coding sequence ATGAAGAGCAAAGGGAGTCACAGCCAGAACAGAATCATGCGAATTATTGCATTACCATGGAAAGCGTTAATAAAAGCAAGAGATTGTTACGTGGGAAGCATGAATAATTATGCTGTAGTAAATCCTAGGAGTTTACCAAAGAGTTATAGTGTTACATCGTCAAGGTCAAATGATAGTGAAGATTTTAGAGATCTTGTTAGAGCAGCATCAGCTAGGAGCATGGGAGAGAATTTCGAACTGAATTTACTCATACAACAACAAATAAGACAACAATTGCAACAACAAATGCCTTCAAGAAAAGTGCCGAGGAGTGTTAGTGTTGGAATGGGAAGAATTGATGAAGATAAACCTTATGTTTTAGGAGATCAAGAAGATGTTAATATGATGTTGGTGAAGAATGATTTGAAGTTTCCTAGAAGTAGAAGTCATGCTGTCTCAAAGACAAAAAATGTTCATGTCTTTTAA